The following proteins are encoded in a genomic region of Ostrea edulis chromosome 7, xbOstEdul1.1, whole genome shotgun sequence:
- the LOC130048171 gene encoding carbohydrate sulfotransferase 11-like, whose translation MRVRMKKLRNFVLTAFVSIAVLFLYSMWSNPIGQSSKSKLVARKDFLRKKTGIYSRNDQPLGSLLKEMGEKDFEYLRKERLYNLRKKCEKAQEAKLVKKNVPAKKLGHIIVNDQYKVLYCYIPKVACTNMKRVFLILTGKMNSTNPLALKSGDVHMKLDKHLKYLDSYPEEEVPEILRTYKKLIFVREPLERLLSAYRNKFTEKSPYFHKRFGRRIIRRFRNGYNGSQEILGNDVTFLEFVKYITHPNTIENEGYNEHWAHYSALCHPCHVQYDFVGKYETIDEDVNFVLKDLKIDQLIAFPRRNATYRKSKTKDQLESFYSTIPKDLLGKLWKIYHTDYRLFDYPYPAVLEKFLAPEEDV comes from the exons GTAAATCAAAACTGGTTGCAAGGAAGGACTTTCTAAGGAAG AAAACTGGTATTTACAGTCGCAATGATCAGCCTCTTGGATCTCTTCTCAAGGAGATGGGTGAGAAAGATTTCGAGTACCTCAGGAAAGAGCGTTTGTACAATCTACggaaaaaatgtgaaaaagcGCAAGAAGCCAAACTCGTAAAGAAGAATGTGCCTGCCAAAAAACTGGGTCACATCATTGTCAATGACCAGTATAAGGTGTTATACTGCTACATTCCTAAGGTGGCGTGCACCAACATGAAGCGCGTCTTCTTGATCCTCACAGGTAAGATGAACAGCACAAATCCGTTGGCTCTGAAAAGTGGGGATGTTCACATGAAATTGGATAAACATCTGAAATATTTAGATTCTTACCCAGAGGAAGAAGTGCCAGAGATTCTTAGAACATACAAAAAGTTGATATTTGTAAGGGAGCCGCTGGAAAGGTTATTGTCTGCTTATCGGAACAAATTTACTGAAAAAAGTCCCTACTTTCATAAGAGGTTTGGACGAAGAATTATACGCAGGTTTCGAAATGGATATAATGGATCGCAAGAAATTCTGGGTAATGACGTCACCTTCCTGGAATTTGTCAAATACATTACGCATCCAAACACGATAGAGAATGAAGGCTATAATGAGCACTGGGCGCATTATTCTGCCCTCTGTCATCCATGTCATGTCCAGTATGACTTTGTGGGGAAATACGAGACCATCGACGAAGACGTCAACTTTGTCctaaaagatttgaaaattgacCAGTTGATAGCATTTCCAAGAAGAAATGCTACGTACCGAAAATCCAAGACCAAGGACCAGCTGGAGTCCTTCTACAGTACGATTCCAAAAGATCTCCTGGGGAAGTTATGGAAGATCTATCATACCGATTATCGTTTGTTTGACTATCCTTACCCAGCGGTCCTGGAGAAATTCTTGGCCCCTGAGGAAGATGTTTAG